The following are encoded together in the Naumannella cuiyingiana genome:
- the atpB gene encoding F0F1 ATP synthase subunit A: MPLAFPQAGGGEEGGVPEYHAPSVEKDFMFTGGFIPGVDWVNKPFVQALLAFLIVLIVWLLASRKLKVVPSKAQYLAEYAYDFVRNGIARDALGHEFRGYLPLLMSLFFFLLISNVFGITFFLMYPTAASIGYAWGLAFLVWIVYNAAGIRKHGAMYFRNSLIPAGVPVWLMPIIIPIEFLSNFIIRPVTLGLRLFGNMFAGHVVVLVFTVGGGWLLLYGLHAANGFGVINNIAGGAALIFSMAIFSLELLIAGLQAYVFTVLAAQYVASATAEEH; this comes from the coding sequence ATGCCCCTCGCCTTCCCGCAGGCCGGTGGCGGCGAGGAGGGCGGCGTACCGGAGTACCACGCGCCGTCCGTCGAGAAGGACTTCATGTTCACCGGGGGCTTCATCCCCGGCGTGGACTGGGTCAACAAGCCCTTCGTCCAGGCGTTGCTCGCCTTCCTGATCGTGCTGATCGTCTGGCTGCTGGCCTCCCGCAAGCTCAAGGTCGTGCCGTCCAAGGCGCAGTACCTCGCCGAGTATGCCTACGACTTCGTCCGCAACGGCATCGCCCGCGACGCGCTCGGCCACGAGTTCCGCGGCTACCTGCCGCTGCTGATGAGCCTGTTCTTCTTCCTGCTGATCAGCAATGTCTTCGGGATCACGTTCTTCCTGATGTATCCGACCGCGGCGAGCATCGGCTACGCCTGGGGCCTGGCGTTCCTGGTCTGGATCGTCTACAACGCCGCCGGCATCCGCAAGCACGGTGCGATGTACTTCAGGAACAGCCTGATCCCGGCCGGCGTACCGGTCTGGCTGATGCCGATCATCATCCCGATCGAGTTCTTGTCCAACTTCATCATCCGCCCCGTCACGCTCGGCCTGCGACTCTTCGGCAACATGTTCGCCGGACACGTCGTGGTGCTGGTGTTCACCGTGGGCGGCGGCTGGCTGCTGCTCTACGGGTTGCATGCCGCCAACGGCTTCGGCGTGATCAACAACATCGCCGGCGGTGCGGCGCTGATCTTCTCGATGGCGATCTTCTCCCTCGAGTTGCTGATCGCCGGCCTGCAGGCCTACGTCTTCACCGTCCTGGCCGCCCAGTATGTCGCCTCGGCGACCGCCGAGGAACACTGA
- a CDS encoding F0F1 ATP synthase subunit B produces MQIDFGPLLPHYPSEIIAAIVFTIILTIVMAKFVVPSFEKMYAERRDEITGGMERAEKAQQEAEAALKKYQAQLAEAREEAARIREDAKNQGAQIITEMREQANAEAARIREATQAQLEAERKQAMDQLRGEVGGLATTLAGRIVGESLDDDERARRTIDRFIADLEAQDSAPTGGVS; encoded by the coding sequence ATGCAAATCGACTTCGGGCCGCTGCTCCCGCACTACCCGTCGGAGATCATCGCGGCCATCGTGTTCACGATCATCCTGACGATCGTGATGGCCAAGTTCGTCGTGCCTTCCTTCGAGAAGATGTACGCCGAGCGCCGCGACGAGATCACCGGCGGCATGGAACGGGCCGAGAAGGCCCAGCAAGAGGCCGAGGCAGCGCTGAAGAAGTACCAGGCGCAGCTCGCCGAGGCCCGTGAGGAGGCCGCGCGAATCCGGGAGGACGCCAAGAACCAGGGCGCCCAGATCATCACCGAGATGCGCGAACAGGCCAACGCCGAGGCCGCCCGGATCCGCGAGGCCACCCAGGCCCAACTGGAGGCCGAGCGCAAGCAGGCGATGGACCAGTTGCGCGGTGAGGTCGGTGGCCTGGCCACCACCCTGGCCGGCCGGATCGTCGGGGAGTCCCTCGACGACGACGAGCGGGCGCGTCGCACCATCGACCGTTTCATCGCCGACCTGGAGGCCCAGGATTCGGCACCGACCGGCGGTGTGTCGTGA
- the prfA gene encoding peptide chain release factor 1: MTTQRDGAADGVFDPGPVRAEYAELESALADPATHADAARVRRVGRRHAELGPLIRAFDEREALTEDLRAARELAAEDPAFAVEADALAARLSDNTERLTRLLAPRDPNDSADAIVEIKSGEGGEESALFAGDLLRMYTRYAEARGWKVEVLDAQETELGGYKSVTVAIKSPGTGGDAQPYGVLKFEGGVHRVQRVPVTETQGRVHTSAAGVLVMPEVEATEVEVDPNDLRIDVFRSSGPGGQGVNTTDSAVRITHLPTGIVVSCQNERSQLQNREQAMRMLRARLVARAEEEAAAAASDARRSQVRTVDRSERIRTYNFGENRIADHRIGFKAYNMDAVLDGDLDAVLAALAEADLAERLGR, encoded by the coding sequence CTGACAACGCAGCGTGACGGCGCCGCCGACGGGGTCTTCGACCCCGGCCCGGTCCGCGCCGAGTACGCCGAACTCGAATCCGCACTGGCCGATCCGGCCACCCACGCCGATGCGGCGCGGGTGCGCCGGGTCGGCCGTCGTCATGCCGAGCTCGGCCCGCTGATCCGCGCCTTCGATGAGCGCGAGGCCCTGACCGAGGACCTGCGCGCGGCCCGCGAGCTGGCCGCCGAGGACCCGGCCTTCGCCGTGGAGGCCGACGCGCTGGCCGCCCGCCTGAGCGACAACACCGAGCGGCTGACCCGCCTGCTCGCACCGCGCGACCCCAACGACTCCGCCGACGCGATCGTCGAGATCAAGTCCGGCGAGGGCGGTGAGGAGTCGGCCCTGTTCGCCGGCGACCTGTTGCGGATGTACACCCGCTATGCCGAGGCGCGGGGCTGGAAGGTCGAGGTGCTCGACGCGCAGGAGACCGAACTCGGCGGCTACAAGTCGGTCACCGTGGCGATCAAGTCGCCGGGCACGGGCGGCGACGCCCAGCCCTACGGGGTGCTCAAGTTCGAGGGCGGTGTGCACCGGGTGCAGCGGGTGCCCGTCACCGAGACCCAGGGGCGCGTGCACACCTCGGCCGCCGGGGTGCTGGTGATGCCCGAGGTCGAGGCGACCGAGGTCGAGGTCGACCCGAACGACCTGCGGATCGACGTCTTCCGCTCCTCCGGGCCCGGCGGGCAGGGCGTCAACACGACCGACTCCGCGGTCCGGATCACCCACCTTCCCACCGGCATCGTGGTGTCGTGCCAGAACGAGCGCTCGCAGTTGCAGAACCGCGAGCAGGCGATGCGGATGCTGCGCGCCCGCCTGGTCGCCCGCGCCGAGGAGGAGGCGGCCGCGGCCGCCTCCGATGCCCGGCGCTCGCAGGTGCGTACCGTCGACCGGTCCGAGCGGATCCGCACCTACAACTTCGGTGAGAACCGGATCGCCGACCACCGGATCGGCTTCAAGGCCTACAACATGGACGCCGTGCTGGACGGCGACCTCGACGCCGTGCTGGCAGCGCTCGCCGAGGCCGATCTTGCCGAGCGGCTCGGCCGGTGA
- the prmC gene encoding peptide chain release factor N(5)-glutamine methyltransferase, which produces MTEQVRRLAAALAGGPGESPAAEARILLAHVLGTEPARLITAAAPDAAQRARLDELVARRLTGVPIQHLTGEAYFRRIRLAIGPGAFIPRPETEVLTGWAVERLTTMIARGTQTPVVVELGTGSGAIAAALADEVPGARIHAVELSDDALAWAARNLAGTGVDLRHGDLADAFGDLDGEVDLVIANPPYIPLEHWAGVPAEVREHDPDLALFSGPDGLVAMRAVADTARRLLRPGAMVGAEHADVQGESAPAVFVGAGFDDVVDHPDLAGRPRFVTARRPGGGGPRSGRMER; this is translated from the coding sequence GTGACCGAACAGGTACGCCGCCTCGCGGCCGCGCTGGCCGGCGGGCCGGGGGAGAGCCCCGCGGCCGAGGCGCGGATCCTGCTCGCGCACGTGCTCGGCACCGAACCCGCGCGGCTGATCACCGCGGCGGCGCCGGACGCCGCACAGCGCGCCCGGCTGGACGAGCTGGTGGCGCGGCGGCTGACCGGCGTACCGATCCAGCACCTGACCGGCGAGGCGTACTTCCGCCGGATCAGGCTGGCGATCGGGCCCGGCGCGTTCATCCCGCGGCCCGAGACCGAGGTGCTGACCGGATGGGCCGTCGAGCGCCTGACGACGATGATCGCCCGCGGTACGCAGACGCCGGTCGTCGTCGAGCTCGGCACCGGTTCCGGCGCGATCGCCGCGGCGCTGGCCGACGAGGTGCCCGGGGCGCGGATCCATGCCGTCGAGCTCTCCGACGACGCCCTGGCGTGGGCGGCCCGTAATCTCGCCGGGACCGGGGTCGACCTGCGACACGGCGACCTCGCCGACGCCTTCGGCGATCTGGATGGCGAGGTCGACCTGGTGATCGCGAACCCGCCCTACATCCCGCTGGAGCACTGGGCGGGCGTACCGGCCGAGGTGCGCGAGCACGACCCCGATCTCGCCCTGTTCTCCGGTCCCGATGGCCTGGTAGCGATGCGGGCGGTCGCCGACACGGCGCGGCGGCTGCTGCGCCCCGGCGCGATGGTCGGCGCCGAGCATGCCGATGTGCAGGGTGAGAGCGCGCCCGCGGTCTTCGTCGGCGCCGGCTTCGACGATGTCGTCGATCATCCCGACCTGGCCGGCCGACCCCGGTTCGTCACGGCGCGGCGGCCCGGAGGCGGCGGTCCCCGCTCTGGCAGGATGGAGCGGTGA
- a CDS encoding L-threonylcarbamoyladenylate synthase, with product MIATSDLGQASARARRLIVAGKCIVIPTDTVYGIAADAFDAEAVQRLLDAKGRGRDMPPPVLVADEAVAMALAVDVPQAARDLMARFWPGPLTLVLQAQPSLRLDLGETAGTIAVRVPDHEVARAVLTMTGPLAVSSANKSGRPAARTAQEADHQLGLSVGAYLDAGRTGDGPASTIVDFAVTRDGRVLRLGGISLDQLREVAPAVAGPAGQPPDPGVSGDSPADGPAHA from the coding sequence ATCATCGCGACCTCCGACCTGGGCCAGGCGAGCGCCCGGGCGCGCCGGCTGATCGTTGCCGGCAAGTGCATCGTGATCCCGACCGACACCGTGTACGGGATCGCCGCGGATGCCTTCGACGCGGAGGCCGTGCAGCGGCTGCTGGACGCGAAGGGTCGCGGACGCGACATGCCGCCCCCGGTCCTGGTGGCCGACGAGGCCGTGGCGATGGCGCTGGCCGTCGACGTGCCGCAGGCCGCGCGGGACCTGATGGCGCGTTTCTGGCCGGGCCCGCTGACGCTGGTGCTGCAGGCGCAGCCCAGCCTGCGGCTGGACCTCGGCGAGACCGCGGGCACCATCGCCGTCCGGGTTCCCGATCATGAGGTGGCCCGGGCCGTGTTGACCATGACCGGACCGCTGGCGGTGAGCAGCGCCAACAAGTCGGGCCGGCCGGCCGCGCGCACCGCCCAGGAGGCCGACCACCAGCTCGGGCTGTCGGTCGGTGCCTATCTGGATGCCGGGCGCACCGGTGACGGGCCGGCCTCGACCATCGTGGACTTCGCCGTGACTCGCGACGGGCGCGTGCTGCGCCTCGGCGGGATCTCCCTGGACCAACTGCGCGAGGTCGCCCCCGCGGTGGCCGGTCCCGCGGGCCAGCCGCCTGACCCGGGGGTCTCGGGGGACTCGCCGGCGGACGGGCCCGCGCATGCGTGA
- a CDS encoding F0F1 ATP synthase subunit gamma has translation MPASLRELRSRRASVSNIKKITRAMELIAASRIIKAQQQARAAAPYARELTRAVSALATFSNVDHPLTTEPEAPKRAGVLLITSDRGQAGAYSSSVIKAGEQLNEKLHREGKEVVTFITGRKGQAFYNFRRRPLEAAWDGFSDSPTYANAREISDALLEAFLTPTEEGGVGEIHVVYTRFVSMLTQRPEVIRLLPLEVVEGEAPPAEDEALPLYEFEPDAETVLDEMLPLYVSSRIFYCLLQSSASELAARQRAMKAATDNAEQLIESLTRQANQARQASITQEISEIVGGASALADATSE, from the coding sequence ATGCCAGCTAGTTTGCGCGAGTTGCGGAGCCGGCGCGCGTCGGTGAGCAACATCAAGAAGATCACCCGCGCGATGGAGCTGATCGCGGCCTCGCGGATCATCAAGGCACAGCAGCAGGCCCGGGCGGCGGCACCGTACGCCCGGGAGCTGACGCGCGCGGTGTCGGCGCTGGCCACCTTCTCCAATGTGGACCATCCGCTGACCACCGAGCCGGAGGCGCCGAAGCGGGCCGGCGTGTTGTTGATCACCTCCGACCGCGGCCAGGCCGGGGCGTACTCCTCGAGCGTGATCAAGGCCGGCGAGCAGTTGAACGAGAAGCTGCACCGCGAGGGCAAGGAGGTCGTCACCTTCATCACCGGGCGCAAGGGGCAGGCCTTCTACAACTTCCGCCGGCGCCCGCTGGAGGCGGCGTGGGACGGCTTCTCCGATTCGCCGACCTATGCCAACGCCCGGGAGATCTCCGATGCGCTGCTCGAGGCGTTCCTGACGCCGACCGAGGAGGGCGGGGTGGGCGAGATCCACGTCGTCTACACCCGGTTCGTGTCGATGCTGACCCAGCGCCCCGAGGTGATCCGGCTGCTGCCGCTCGAGGTCGTCGAGGGTGAGGCACCGCCCGCCGAGGACGAGGCCCTGCCGCTGTACGAGTTCGAGCCCGATGCCGAGACCGTGCTGGACGAGATGCTCCCGCTGTATGTCTCCAGCCGGATCTTCTACTGCCTGCTGCAGTCCTCGGCCTCGGAGCTGGCGGCGCGGCAGCGCGCGATGAAGGCGGCCACGGACAATGCCGAGCAGCTCATCGAGAGCCTGACGCGCCAGGCCAACCAGGCCCGGCAGGCGTCCATTACCCAGGAAATCAGCGAGATTGTCGGTGGCGCGAGCGCGCTCGCCGACGCGACCAGCGAGTGA
- the atpA gene encoding F0F1 ATP synthase subunit alpha, which produces MSELTIRPEDIRSALDSFVQNYTPETAATEEVGTVITSGDGIARVEGLPSAMANELLEFANGTMGIALNLDVREIGVVVLGNSEGIEEGSEVKGTGEVLSVPVGDGYLGRVIDAIGNPIDGLGEITPLDGRRALELQAAGVMDRQEVREPLATGIKAIDSMTPIGRGQRQLIIGDRKTGKTAIAVDTIINQKANWASGDPKQQVRCIYVAVGQKGSTVAEVKRTLEEAGAMEYTTIVNAPASDPAGFKYLAPYTGSAIGQHWMYQGKHVLIVFDDLTKQAEAYRAMSLLLRRPPGREAYPGDVFYLHSRLLERCAKLNDELGAGSMTGLPIIETKANDVSAFIPTNVISITDGQIFLQSDLFNANQRPAIDVGISVSRVGGAAQTKAMKNVTGPLKVNLAQYRDMQAFAMFASDLDATSRRQLERGARMTELLKQPQYDPYPTENEVIAIWAGNSGHLDDVPVDDVLRFESELLDYLKHNTEVLNVIRETGKFDDDTASAAEKAIAEVKAGFKTSDGKLLAGKEESEPMEDEDVEQEQIVKQKRG; this is translated from the coding sequence ATGTCCGAACTCACCATCCGCCCGGAGGACATCCGGAGCGCGCTGGACAGCTTCGTCCAGAACTACACCCCCGAGACGGCGGCGACCGAGGAGGTCGGCACCGTCATCACCTCCGGCGACGGCATCGCCCGCGTCGAGGGCCTGCCCTCGGCCATGGCGAACGAGCTGCTGGAGTTCGCCAACGGCACGATGGGCATCGCGCTGAACCTCGACGTCCGCGAGATCGGTGTCGTGGTGCTCGGCAACTCCGAGGGCATCGAGGAGGGTTCTGAGGTCAAGGGCACCGGCGAGGTGCTCTCGGTGCCCGTCGGCGACGGCTACCTCGGCCGCGTGATCGACGCCATCGGCAACCCGATCGACGGGCTCGGCGAGATCACCCCGCTCGACGGCCGGCGCGCGCTCGAGCTGCAGGCCGCCGGCGTGATGGATCGCCAGGAGGTACGCGAACCGCTGGCCACCGGCATCAAGGCCATCGACTCGATGACGCCGATCGGCCGCGGCCAGCGGCAGTTGATCATCGGCGACCGGAAGACCGGCAAGACGGCCATCGCGGTCGACACGATCATCAACCAGAAGGCCAACTGGGCCTCGGGCGACCCGAAGCAGCAGGTCCGGTGCATCTATGTCGCCGTCGGCCAGAAGGGCTCCACGGTTGCCGAGGTGAAGCGGACGCTGGAGGAGGCGGGCGCGATGGAGTACACCACCATCGTCAACGCCCCGGCGTCGGATCCCGCAGGCTTCAAGTACCTCGCCCCCTACACCGGCTCGGCCATCGGGCAGCACTGGATGTACCAGGGCAAGCACGTGCTGATCGTCTTCGACGACCTGACCAAGCAGGCCGAGGCGTACCGCGCGATGTCGCTGCTGCTGCGCCGCCCGCCGGGCCGTGAGGCGTACCCCGGCGACGTGTTCTACCTACACTCCCGGCTGCTGGAGCGTTGCGCCAAGCTGAACGACGAGCTGGGCGCCGGCTCGATGACCGGCCTGCCGATCATCGAGACCAAGGCCAATGACGTCTCGGCGTTCATCCCGACCAACGTCATCTCGATCACCGACGGCCAGATCTTCTTGCAGTCCGACCTGTTCAACGCCAACCAGCGGCCGGCCATCGACGTCGGCATCTCGGTCTCCCGCGTCGGCGGCGCGGCCCAGACGAAGGCGATGAAGAACGTCACCGGCCCGCTGAAGGTGAATCTGGCCCAGTACCGCGACATGCAGGCCTTCGCGATGTTCGCCTCCGACCTGGACGCCACCTCGCGGCGCCAGCTCGAGCGCGGCGCGCGGATGACGGAGCTGCTGAAGCAGCCGCAGTACGACCCGTACCCGACCGAGAACGAGGTCATCGCGATCTGGGCCGGCAACTCCGGCCACCTCGACGACGTCCCGGTCGACGACGTGTTGCGCTTCGAGTCCGAGTTGTTGGACTACCTCAAGCACAACACCGAGGTGTTGAACGTGATCCGGGAGACCGGGAAGTTCGACGACGACACCGCGTCGGCGGCCGAGAAGGCGATCGCCGAGGTGAAGGCCGGCTTCAAGACCTCCGACGGCAAGTTGCTCGCCGGCAAGGAGGAGTCCGAGCCGATGGAGGACGAGGACGTGGAGCAGGAGCAGATCGTCAAGCAGAAGCGGGGCTGA
- a CDS encoding F0F1 ATP synthase subunit delta, producing the protein MTDQQPELDLETGHLLAGHNVAGQETRLGTLDTALDRILGGRPEAAGSIAPDLFAVVDALDAQPALRRALTDPGTPARTRKGVAERLFGGRIGDSAVALVADAAALRWSSMSDLAAALEREAVRAELIAAQADGNRLDAVEDELFRFERLVAGDRPLRDAIADRSVPVAGRADLVGSLLQGRADPATAVLARRAVAARERTFARTLEHYLVLAAELRRRAVATVRVARPLDSEQFDRLQAALSKSAGRAIAMHVIVDPSIIGGVRVQLGDEVIEGTMAARLDEARRTIR; encoded by the coding sequence GTGACCGACCAACAGCCGGAGCTCGATCTCGAGACGGGTCATCTCCTCGCGGGCCACAACGTGGCCGGCCAGGAGACCCGGCTCGGCACCCTGGACACCGCCCTGGACCGGATCCTCGGCGGCCGTCCGGAGGCCGCGGGGTCGATCGCCCCGGACCTGTTCGCGGTGGTCGACGCGCTCGACGCGCAGCCCGCGCTGCGCCGGGCGCTGACCGATCCGGGTACGCCCGCGCGGACCCGCAAGGGCGTGGCCGAGCGGCTGTTCGGCGGCCGGATCGGCGACTCCGCCGTGGCGCTCGTGGCCGATGCCGCGGCGCTGCGCTGGTCGTCGATGTCCGACCTGGCGGCCGCGCTCGAGCGCGAGGCCGTCCGGGCCGAGCTGATCGCCGCGCAGGCCGACGGCAACCGGTTGGACGCCGTCGAGGACGAGCTGTTCCGCTTCGAGCGACTGGTGGCGGGTGACCGGCCGCTGCGCGACGCGATCGCCGATCGCTCGGTGCCCGTCGCCGGCCGAGCCGACCTGGTCGGGTCGCTCTTGCAGGGCAGGGCCGATCCGGCGACCGCGGTGCTGGCCCGCCGGGCCGTCGCGGCGCGGGAGCGCACCTTTGCCCGGACGCTGGAGCACTACCTGGTGCTGGCGGCCGAGTTGCGGCGTCGTGCGGTGGCCACCGTGCGGGTCGCGCGGCCGCTCGACAGCGAGCAGTTCGACCGCCTGCAGGCCGCGCTCAGCAAGTCCGCCGGACGCGCGATCGCGATGCATGTCATCGTCGACCCGAGCATCATCGGTGGCGTCCGCGTCCAACTCGGCGACGAGGTCATCGAGGGCACCATGGCCGCCCGGCTCGACGAGGCCCGCCGAACCATCCGCTGA
- the atpD gene encoding F0F1 ATP synthase subunit beta produces MTATTTPDQQATDQREPGVGRVARVIGPVVDVEFPADQMPDIYNALTVETDVMGEKRTMTMEVELHIGDNMVRAIALKPTDGMQRGAKVTDTGAPITVPVGEVSKGVVWNVTGEALNIEQSELKIDERWPIHRPAPKFDELESKTEMLETGIKVLDLLTPYVQGGKIGLFGGAGVGKTVLIQEMIYRIAHNFGGTSVFAGVGERTREGNDLITEMEEAGVLGDTALVFGQMDEPPGTRLRVALTALTMAEYFRDVQNQDVLLFIDNIFRFTQAGSEVSTLLGRMPSAVGYQPNLADEMGQLQERITSTRGHSITSMQAIYVPADDYTDPAPATTFAHLDATTELSREIASRGLYPAVDPLTSTSRILDAQYIGQQHYDVATEVKGILQRNKELQDIIAILGVDELSEEDKIIVARARRIQQFLSQNTYMAEKFTNVPGSTVPVAETVESFKMICDGKVDNLPEQAFFNTGNMDDVEKQAAELEKAN; encoded by the coding sequence ATGACCGCGACAACGACCCCTGACCAGCAGGCGACCGACCAGCGCGAGCCCGGCGTGGGCCGCGTGGCCCGGGTGATCGGCCCGGTGGTGGACGTCGAGTTCCCCGCCGACCAGATGCCCGACATCTACAACGCTCTGACCGTCGAGACCGACGTGATGGGTGAGAAGCGCACGATGACCATGGAGGTCGAGCTGCACATCGGCGACAACATGGTGCGCGCGATCGCCCTGAAGCCGACCGATGGCATGCAGCGCGGGGCCAAGGTCACCGACACCGGCGCGCCGATCACGGTTCCCGTCGGCGAGGTGTCCAAGGGCGTGGTCTGGAATGTCACCGGCGAGGCGCTGAACATCGAGCAGTCCGAGCTGAAGATCGACGAGCGCTGGCCGATCCACCGCCCCGCGCCCAAGTTCGACGAGCTGGAGTCCAAGACCGAGATGCTGGAGACCGGCATCAAGGTGCTGGACCTGCTCACCCCGTACGTCCAGGGCGGCAAGATCGGCCTGTTCGGCGGCGCCGGCGTCGGCAAGACCGTGCTGATCCAGGAGATGATCTACCGCATCGCCCACAACTTCGGTGGCACTTCGGTGTTCGCCGGGGTGGGGGAGCGGACCCGCGAGGGCAACGACCTGATCACCGAGATGGAGGAGGCGGGCGTCCTCGGCGACACCGCCCTCGTCTTCGGCCAGATGGACGAGCCGCCGGGCACCCGGCTGCGCGTCGCGCTGACCGCGCTGACCATGGCCGAGTACTTCCGTGACGTGCAGAACCAGGACGTGTTGTTGTTCATCGACAACATCTTCCGGTTCACCCAGGCCGGCTCGGAGGTCTCCACGCTGCTCGGCCGGATGCCGTCCGCGGTGGGTTACCAGCCGAACCTGGCCGACGAGATGGGCCAGTTGCAGGAGCGGATCACGTCGACCCGCGGTCACTCGATCACCTCGATGCAGGCGATCTACGTGCCCGCCGACGACTACACCGACCCGGCGCCGGCGACCACGTTCGCCCACCTCGACGCCACCACCGAGCTGTCCCGCGAGATCGCCTCCCGCGGCCTCTACCCGGCCGTGGACCCGTTGACCTCGACCTCGCGCATCCTCGATGCGCAGTACATCGGCCAGCAGCACTACGACGTGGCCACCGAGGTGAAGGGGATTCTGCAGCGCAACAAGGAGCTGCAGGACATCATCGCGATCCTGGGTGTCGACGAGCTGTCCGAGGAGGACAAGATCATCGTCGCCCGCGCCCGGCGGATCCAGCAGTTCTTGTCGCAGAACACCTACATGGCGGAGAAGTTCACCAATGTGCCGGGTTCGACAGTGCCGGTGGCCGAGACCGTCGAGTCGTTCAAGATGATCTGTGACGGCAAGGTCGACAACCTGCCCGAGCAGGCCTTCTTCAACACCGGCAACATGGACGACGTGGAGAAGCAGGCCGCCGAGCTCGAGAAGGCCAACTGA
- a CDS encoding glycosyltransferase family 4 protein yields the protein MREYLLVFTIAAIVAYLMSGLCRRVAVRAGAVATVRERDMHTVPIPYLGGVAMFFGVAAAFLVGVNLPFLGRLELVRHDAWAVLAAAAVICAVGVLDDLFELNALAKLAGQILAAGLVVALGVKMLWIPLPDQIFTLDATSSIAITVFFIVLCTNAVNYVDGLDGLAAGVIAIGALAFFLYAYWLTADADISRATTASLITVAAAGACIGFLPHNFFPARIFMGDSGAMLLGLLLATSAISLTGQIDSSRLADASGQASQAGGLLPAYLPLVLPLAALALPFLDFALAVVRRTIRGHWWWVADKQHLHHQLVARGHSHRNAVVLMYVWAALISFGTIAIGLTGQWITVLALVLAGAIIAWVTVGPISRRIQTRQQPH from the coding sequence ATGCGTGAGTACCTGCTGGTCTTCACCATCGCGGCGATCGTGGCCTACCTGATGAGCGGGCTGTGCCGCCGCGTCGCGGTCCGCGCGGGCGCGGTGGCCACCGTCCGCGAGCGTGACATGCACACCGTGCCGATTCCCTATCTCGGTGGCGTGGCGATGTTCTTCGGCGTGGCCGCGGCCTTCCTGGTCGGGGTCAACCTCCCGTTCCTGGGCCGGCTCGAACTGGTCCGCCACGATGCCTGGGCGGTGCTCGCCGCCGCGGCCGTGATCTGCGCCGTCGGGGTGCTGGACGATCTGTTCGAGCTGAACGCGCTGGCCAAACTCGCCGGTCAGATCCTCGCGGCCGGTCTCGTCGTCGCGCTCGGCGTGAAGATGTTGTGGATCCCGCTGCCGGACCAGATCTTCACCCTGGACGCCACCTCCTCGATCGCGATCACCGTCTTCTTCATCGTCTTGTGCACCAACGCGGTGAACTATGTCGACGGGCTCGACGGCCTCGCCGCGGGGGTGATCGCCATCGGGGCGTTGGCGTTCTTCCTCTATGCCTACTGGCTGACCGCCGATGCCGACATCTCCCGGGCCACCACCGCCAGCCTGATCACGGTCGCGGCGGCCGGGGCCTGCATCGGCTTCCTGCCGCACAACTTCTTTCCGGCCCGGATCTTCATGGGCGATTCCGGTGCCATGCTGCTCGGGTTGTTGTTGGCCACCTCGGCCATCAGCCTGACCGGGCAGATCGACTCCTCGCGGCTGGCCGACGCGTCCGGCCAGGCATCCCAGGCGGGCGGGCTGCTCCCGGCGTACCTGCCGCTGGTGCTGCCGCTCGCGGCCCTCGCCCTGCCGTTCCTGGACTTCGCGCTCGCGGTCGTCCGGCGGACCATCCGGGGTCACTGGTGGTGGGTCGCGGACAAGCAGCACCTGCACCACCAACTCGTCGCGCGCGGCCACAGCCACCGCAACGCCGTCGTGCTGATGTATGTCTGGGCCGCCCTGATCTCGTTCGGCACCATCGCCATCGGGCTGACCGGTCAGTGGATCACCGTGTTGGCCCTGGTGCTGGCCGGCGCCATCATCGCCTGGGTCACCGTCGGCCCGATCAGCCGCAGGATCCAGACCCGCCAGCAGCCGCACTGA
- a CDS encoding ATP synthase F0 subunit C produces the protein METVVSGSLNMIGYGLAAIGSGIGVGLIFASVIQGTARQPEARGAMMGTAWIGFAVVEALAILALAFSFVLQ, from the coding sequence ATGGAAACTGTCGTCTCCGGCTCCCTGAACATGATCGGCTACGGCCTGGCCGCCATCGGCTCGGGCATCGGCGTGGGCCTGATCTTCGCCTCGGTCATCCAGGGCACCGCCCGCCAGCCCGAGGCCCGCGGCGCGATGATGGGCACCGCCTGGATCGGCTTCGCCGTGGTCGAGGCCCTCGCCATCCTGGCGCTGGCCTTCTCCTTCGTTCTGCAGTGA
- the rpmE gene encoding 50S ribosomal protein L31: MKQGIHPTYVETQVTCTCGNSFTTRSTAPDGVIRAEVCSACHPFYTGKQKILDTGGRVARFQKRYAKKS; encoded by the coding sequence ATGAAGCAGGGGATTCATCCCACCTACGTGGAGACCCAGGTGACCTGCACCTGTGGCAACTCGTTCACCACCCGCAGCACCGCGCCCGACGGCGTGATCCGCGCCGAGGTCTGCTCGGCCTGCCACCCGTTCTACACGGGCAAGCAGAAGATCCTCGACACCGGCGGCCGGGTGGCCCGCTTCCAGAAGCGGTACGCCAAGAAGTCCTGA